From Chryseobacterium salivictor, a single genomic window includes:
- a CDS encoding glutamine--tRNA ligase/YqeY domain fusion protein, with amino-acid sequence MEEDKKPLNFIEQIIEEDLANGLPKEKLRFRFPPEPNGYLHVGHTKAICINFGLGEKYGAPVNLRFDDTNPEKEEQEFVDAIKADIDWLGFKYDQELYASDYFDQLYDWAVQMIKNGKAYIDEQPSEKITEQRKNPFEDGVESPFRNRPVEESLALFEKMKNGEFEEGAMSLRAKIDMASPNMNMRDPVMYRILKRPHHRTGDKWKIYPMYDWAHGESDYIEQISHSLCSLEFENHRPLYDWYLDQVYVKDTTRNKQREFARMNVSYMITSKRKLQRLVAENAVTGWDDPRMPTISGMRRLGFTPASIKNFIERVGVAKRENLIDIQLLEFFVREDLNKIATRVMAVIDPVKLVITNYPENEEEWLETENNPEQEDAGTRTVPFSKELYIEREDFKEEGNKKFFRLKLGGEVRLKSAYIIKAESVDKDENGEITTIYATYDEKSKSGSGTEESLRKVKGTLHWVSAKHALPVEVRIYDRLFTTPQPDAEKETDFMEFINPESLKIVQGFAEPSLENAETGHPYQFQRIGYFTKDRDSSAEKIVFNRTVTLKDGFKPE; translated from the coding sequence AAGCCATTTGCATCAACTTCGGGTTGGGCGAGAAATATGGTGCGCCTGTAAATCTTCGTTTTGATGACACCAATCCTGAAAAAGAAGAACAGGAATTTGTAGATGCCATCAAAGCTGATATTGACTGGTTGGGTTTCAAATACGATCAGGAATTGTATGCTTCCGATTATTTCGACCAATTGTACGACTGGGCCGTTCAGATGATTAAAAACGGTAAGGCTTATATCGATGAGCAACCCTCTGAAAAAATTACTGAACAAAGAAAAAACCCTTTCGAAGATGGCGTTGAATCTCCATTTAGAAACCGTCCGGTTGAAGAGAGTTTAGCTCTTTTCGAAAAAATGAAAAACGGCGAGTTCGAAGAAGGTGCGATGTCGCTTCGTGCAAAAATCGATATGGCTTCTCCCAATATGAATATGCGCGATCCTGTGATGTATAGGATTTTAAAAAGACCGCATCACCGAACCGGCGACAAATGGAAAATTTACCCGATGTACGATTGGGCGCACGGTGAATCCGATTATATCGAACAGATTTCTCACTCTTTATGCTCTTTAGAGTTTGAAAATCACCGGCCGTTATACGATTGGTATTTAGATCAGGTATACGTAAAAGATACCACCAGAAACAAGCAACGTGAATTTGCGCGCATGAATGTTTCTTATATGATCACTTCTAAAAGAAAGTTACAGCGCTTGGTTGCCGAGAACGCCGTTACAGGTTGGGATGATCCAAGAATGCCTACCATTTCGGGGATGCGCAGATTAGGTTTTACCCCGGCTTCCATTAAAAATTTTATTGAAAGAGTTGGTGTGGCGAAAAGAGAAAATCTGATCGACATTCAGTTGCTGGAATTTTTCGTACGTGAGGATTTGAATAAAATCGCAACCCGTGTAATGGCGGTAATCGATCCGGTAAAACTGGTCATTACCAATTACCCGGAAAACGAAGAAGAATGGCTGGAAACCGAGAATAATCCTGAGCAGGAAGATGCAGGAACAAGAACAGTTCCGTTCTCGAAAGAATTATATATCGAAAGAGAAGATTTCAAAGAAGAAGGAAACAAGAAATTCTTCCGTTTGAAATTAGGCGGGGAAGTCCGTTTGAAATCGGCCTATATCATTAAAGCAGAAAGTGTAGACAAAGATGAAAATGGTGAAATTACAACCATTTATGCAACTTACGACGAGAAAAGTAAATCCGGAAGTGGAACTGAAGAAAGTTTGCGAAAAGTAAAAGGAACACTCCATTGGGTTTCAGCAAAACATGCGCTGCCTGTTGAAGTACGAATTTACGACCGATTGTTTACTACGCCACAACCCGATGCAGAGAAGGAAACAGATTTCATGGAATTCATTAATCCTGAAAGTTTAAAGATCGTTCAGGGATTTGCAGAACCCAGTTTAGAAAACGCTGAAACCGGTCATCCTTATCAATTTCAAAGAATTGGCTATTTCACCAAAGACAGAGATTCTTCTGCGGAAAAAATCGTGTTTAACAGAACGGTAACTTTAAAAGACGGTTTCAAGCCAGAGTAA
- a CDS encoding thioredoxin family protein, translating to MKKTLTFFFLLIFLISFSQESINFENTSFKEVLAKAKREKKLVFMDAYASWCGPCKLMEKNIFTLPAVKAYYNANFINARFDMEVGEGRDIALKYQIRSYPSFLFLNGDGDVVMKNYGYMGEEDFIAIAKEANNPLLVNSNPKELFEKGESDPAFLLNMMRQNAQTDYELAKKVSERYFKVKKDQELTRDDIGLLLYFVKTPGDPNYQVFKDRKPNIVKEMSEDIYNQFDVNIKISKIMENSLDQNSGIINDDYFYQNAIPLVGKAEAETALNRMKIIYYPNVGNFKEYEKAALLYYKNAEDFAPEELLKAAWIFSEHVDNKTSLKKAEEWAEKSVMKSENAENTYILAKIYQKTGKNENAKIYAEISKNLAQQQGKDSSAAIQLLENLK from the coding sequence ATGAAAAAAACGCTCACTTTCTTTTTCTTACTTATTTTCTTGATATCATTTTCTCAAGAGTCGATTAATTTTGAAAACACCAGTTTCAAAGAAGTTTTAGCAAAAGCAAAACGCGAAAAAAAACTGGTCTTTATGGATGCTTACGCTTCCTGGTGCGGACCCTGTAAATTAATGGAGAAAAACATCTTTACCCTTCCCGCCGTAAAAGCATATTACAATGCCAATTTCATTAATGCAAGATTCGACATGGAAGTGGGAGAAGGCCGGGATATCGCCTTAAAATATCAGATCCGCTCCTATCCCAGTTTTCTCTTTCTAAACGGTGATGGCGATGTGGTGATGAAAAACTACGGTTATATGGGAGAAGAAGATTTTATCGCAATTGCGAAAGAAGCGAATAATCCTTTATTAGTAAACAGTAATCCAAAAGAACTTTTTGAAAAAGGAGAAAGTGATCCCGCATTTTTATTAAACATGATGCGCCAGAATGCACAGACCGATTACGAATTGGCAAAGAAAGTTTCCGAGCGTTATTTTAAAGTAAAAAAAGACCAGGAACTTACAAGAGACGACATCGGATTGCTGCTGTATTTCGTAAAAACGCCGGGCGACCCGAATTACCAGGTTTTTAAGGACAGAAAACCAAATATCGTTAAAGAAATGTCTGAAGATATTTACAACCAGTTTGATGTGAATATTAAAATTTCTAAAATAATGGAAAATTCTCTGGATCAAAATTCAGGAATTATCAATGACGATTATTTTTACCAAAACGCAATTCCTTTAGTGGGAAAAGCAGAGGCAGAAACGGCGTTGAACAGAATGAAAATTATTTATTATCCCAATGTCGGCAATTTTAAGGAATATGAAAAAGCGGCCTTACTCTATTATAAAAATGCAGAGGATTTCGCTCCTGAAGAATTATTGAAAGCAGCCTGGATTTTCAGTGAGCATGTGGACAATAAAACCTCCTTAAAAAAAGCCGAAGAATGGGCAGAAAAATCAGTAATGAAATCTGAAAACGCAGAAAACACTTATATTCTTGCCAAAATCTACCAAAAAACAGGAAAGAATGAAAATGCAAAAATATATGCCGAAATATCTAAAAACCTGGCCCAACAACAAGGGAAAGATTCTTCTGCAGCCATACAGCTTTTAGAAAATTTAAAATAA
- a CDS encoding DUF3575 domain-containing protein translates to MKKTILLFALLIGLLGNAQNQNTETAKNIFVKGNALFLPLGMLNAGAEFQLKERITLQADVFISPWKSFMGKYAQVYMMGFDGRYYFDEAFKHWYVGANISAARFIIQKFNYWGDGISQFTPESPIYNSKDLYQDGFAVILGATVGYQFQLSDRWNMDLYLGAGSSQGFYKGYHKELGIRYDDDGRRWDKSGEWIPYRGGIMIGYKL, encoded by the coding sequence TTGAAAAAGACAATTCTGCTATTTGCCCTCTTAATTGGTCTTTTGGGTAATGCTCAAAACCAAAATACTGAAACTGCTAAAAATATCTTCGTCAAAGGAAATGCTCTTTTTCTTCCGCTGGGAATGTTAAATGCCGGTGCAGAATTCCAATTAAAAGAAAGGATAACACTGCAAGCCGATGTTTTTATATCGCCCTGGAAATCATTTATGGGGAAATATGCCCAGGTTTACATGATGGGTTTCGATGGCAGATATTATTTTGACGAAGCTTTTAAACATTGGTATGTAGGCGCTAATATTTCGGCAGCACGCTTTATCATTCAAAAATTCAATTATTGGGGCGACGGTATTTCTCAGTTCACTCCCGAGTCACCAATTTATAACAGCAAAGATCTTTACCAAGACGGTTTTGCTGTTATTCTAGGAGCAACAGTCGGATATCAGTTTCAATTGAGTGACCGGTGGAATATGGATCTGTATTTAGGAGCCGGCAGTTCGCAGGGTTTTTATAAAGGATATCACAAAGAATTGGGAATCCGTTATGATGACGATGGACGCCGCTGGGACAAAAGCGGCGAATGGATCCCGTACCGAGGTGGAATAATGATCGGCTATAAATTATAA
- the dusB gene encoding tRNA dihydrouridine synthase DusB has product MIKIGNIELPEFPLLLAPMEDVSDPPFRKLCKMHGADLMYSEFISSEGLIRDAMKSMKKLDIFDYERPVGIQIFGGDEEAMSLSAKIVEAVNPDLVDINFGCPVKKVVCKGAGAGVLKDIDLMIKLTKAVVNSTHLPVTVKTRLGWDTESINIMEVAERLQEAGVKALTIHARTRAQMYKGEADWNYIHAVKNNPNIEIPIFGNGDIDSAQKAWEYKNKFDCDGIMIGRGAIGYPWIFNEVKHFFKTGELLPEPTITERLEAVRQHAEWSKDWKGERLGLIEMRQHYSNYFRGIPHFKDFRRQFLEVFTLEEMDAVIAEADAFYRNFDFVN; this is encoded by the coding sequence ATGATAAAAATCGGAAATATAGAACTGCCCGAATTCCCATTGTTGCTCGCACCAATGGAGGATGTCTCGGATCCACCCTTTCGAAAGTTATGTAAAATGCACGGTGCAGACTTGATGTATTCTGAATTTATTTCTTCCGAAGGATTAATTCGCGATGCGATGAAAAGCATGAAGAAACTCGATATTTTCGATTACGAAAGACCGGTTGGAATTCAGATTTTCGGCGGCGATGAAGAAGCGATGTCACTTTCAGCAAAAATTGTAGAAGCCGTAAATCCTGATTTAGTTGATATTAATTTTGGCTGTCCGGTAAAAAAAGTAGTTTGTAAAGGAGCCGGCGCCGGCGTTCTGAAAGATATTGATCTGATGATTAAACTTACCAAAGCTGTGGTAAATTCCACCCATCTTCCTGTAACGGTAAAAACGCGGTTAGGCTGGGATACAGAAAGCATCAACATTATGGAAGTTGCCGAAAGACTGCAGGAAGCCGGAGTAAAAGCTTTGACGATTCATGCAAGAACGCGTGCTCAAATGTACAAAGGAGAAGCCGACTGGAATTACATTCATGCGGTAAAAAATAATCCCAATATCGAAATCCCAATTTTCGGAAACGGTGATATCGATTCTGCGCAAAAAGCGTGGGAATATAAAAATAAATTCGACTGTGACGGCATCATGATCGGTCGTGGTGCAATTGGTTACCCCTGGATTTTCAATGAAGTAAAACATTTCTTCAAAACTGGAGAACTCCTTCCTGAACCTACCATTACCGAAAGACTGGAAGCCGTAAGACAACACGCTGAATGGTCCAAAGACTGGAAAGGCGAACGGCTTGGACTGATTGAAATGCGCCAACATTACAGTAATTATTTCCGCGGCATTCCCCATTTTAAAGATTTCCGACGTCAGTTTTTGGAGGTTTTCACTTTAGAAGAAATGGATGCTGTGATCGCAGAAGCAGATGCTTTTTACAGGAATTTTGACTTTGTGAATTAA
- a CDS encoding ABC transporter ATP-binding protein, which yields MLKAENVTKTYNAGKKLALEDFSIDVPEASIYGLLGPNGAGKTTFIRIINQITQADSGNVYINKQKLNPDHIRQIGYMPEERGLYKNMTVGDQLLYFGELKGMTKNDALKEAKYWFEQLEIDQWWKKKLSELSKGMAQKIQFVVTVLHRPKLLILDEPFSGFDPVNANLIKDQILNLKKNGTTIILSTHRMESVEEMCDYVALINQSRKVLDGKVFDVREQFKKNIFNVTLAEVDQERFTQFNSQFEIQNYSTENQLVSFDLKNDKDQNLLLNELMKVGKIRSFDEKIPSMNEVFINAVSGTEKPEFSL from the coding sequence ATGCTCAAAGCAGAAAACGTTACTAAAACCTATAACGCAGGTAAAAAACTGGCGTTAGAGGATTTCTCCATAGATGTTCCGGAAGCCAGTATTTATGGACTTTTAGGTCCGAACGGTGCAGGAAAAACCACTTTCATCAGAATCATCAATCAGATTACACAAGCCGATTCCGGTAATGTTTATATCAATAAACAAAAACTGAATCCCGACCATATCCGCCAAATTGGGTATATGCCCGAGGAGCGCGGTCTGTACAAAAACATGACCGTGGGCGACCAACTTTTATATTTCGGCGAACTCAAAGGAATGACCAAAAATGACGCATTAAAAGAAGCGAAATATTGGTTTGAGCAATTGGAAATCGACCAGTGGTGGAAGAAAAAACTGAGTGAGCTTTCAAAAGGAATGGCACAGAAAATTCAGTTTGTAGTGACGGTTTTGCACCGGCCGAAATTATTGATTCTGGATGAACCTTTTTCGGGTTTCGATCCTGTGAATGCGAATTTAATTAAAGATCAAATCCTTAATTTAAAGAAGAACGGAACGACGATTATCCTCTCTACTCACCGCATGGAAAGTGTGGAGGAAATGTGTGATTATGTCGCACTGATCAACCAATCAAGAAAAGTTTTAGACGGAAAAGTATTTGATGTCAGAGAACAGTTCAAGAAAAATATTTTCAATGTTACTTTAGCTGAAGTGGATCAGGAAAGATTTACTCAATTTAACAGTCAGTTTGAAATCCAGAATTATTCCACAGAAAATCAACTGGTGTCATTCGATTTGAAAAATGATAAAGATCAAAATCTGTTATTGAATGAACTGATGAAAGTTGGAAAAATCCGTTCGTTTGATGAGAAAATTCCGAGCATGAACGAAGTCTTCATCAATGCGGTAAGTGGGACTGAAAAACCGGAATTCTCTTTATAA
- a CDS encoding ABC transporter permease: protein MKNIFLITKREYLTQVKKKSFVILTLLAPVLMIGFAALIAFMFKANESTSTFNVVDKSGLFVGNLKSTDKIKYVFVPAVNEKSLVATLKDMDGIEGLLIIPELKNQNYDGLQKDSKLLINKKIGFDTKTKVASDLAKIIRKEKIKTLGISENQMKNLDANFELNTQNVVDNKSSDNDLSFGVKSGLAMVLMYAVFMFIIIYGVRVMRSVLEEKNNRVVEIIISSVKPFELMMGKILGVTLVALTQFSIWITMSVIGALFLNTGFAAMNNQIPGGEQSAEMMQKFDFQQIAGEVSHILLDMNVALIIGVFIVFFLLGYIFYSSMYAAIGSAVDNETETQQFTMFAIIPLMVGMYGSFTIMNNPEGPLGFWLSMIPFTSPVAMIARIPFGVPVWQIILSASLLLVSTLLMIYIAAKVYRVGILMYGNKATAKELWKWIRS from the coding sequence ATGAAAAATATATTCCTGATTACCAAGAGAGAATATCTGACGCAGGTTAAGAAAAAATCTTTTGTTATTTTGACGCTTTTAGCACCGGTTCTGATGATTGGTTTTGCCGCTTTGATTGCTTTTATGTTTAAAGCGAATGAAAGTACGAGCACCTTCAACGTGGTTGACAAAAGCGGACTTTTTGTAGGAAATCTCAAAAGTACCGATAAAATTAAATATGTATTTGTGCCAGCAGTAAACGAAAAATCTCTCGTTGCTACGCTGAAAGATATGGATGGCATTGAAGGTTTACTGATTATTCCGGAACTGAAAAATCAAAACTACGACGGGTTACAAAAAGATTCTAAGTTATTAATTAATAAGAAAATAGGTTTCGACACCAAAACAAAAGTAGCATCGGACCTCGCTAAAATCATACGGAAAGAAAAGATAAAAACGCTGGGCATTTCTGAAAACCAGATGAAAAATCTGGATGCAAATTTTGAACTGAATACTCAGAATGTGGTGGATAATAAAAGTTCTGATAATGATTTATCGTTCGGCGTAAAATCCGGCTTGGCGATGGTTCTGATGTACGCCGTTTTTATGTTCATCATTATTTATGGAGTTCGGGTGATGCGCAGTGTTTTAGAAGAAAAAAACAACCGTGTGGTCGAAATCATCATTTCGTCGGTAAAACCATTTGAATTGATGATGGGAAAAATCCTGGGCGTAACTTTGGTTGCATTAACGCAGTTCAGCATCTGGATTACGATGTCTGTAATCGGAGCCTTATTTCTGAATACAGGATTTGCCGCGATGAACAATCAGATTCCCGGCGGAGAGCAGTCAGCGGAAATGATGCAGAAATTTGACTTTCAGCAAATCGCCGGAGAAGTTTCCCATATTCTTTTAGACATGAATGTCGCGTTGATTATCGGCGTATTTATCGTGTTCTTTCTGCTCGGATATATTTTCTACAGCTCGATGTACGCGGCAATTGGTTCTGCAGTTGATAACGAAACAGAAACCCAGCAGTTCACCATGTTTGCCATCATTCCACTGATGGTGGGAATGTACGGAAGTTTCACGATCATGAATAATCCTGAAGGCCCGCTTGGCTTTTGGTTGTCGATGATTCCGTTTACTTCACCTGTTGCGATGATTGCCAGGATTCCTTTTGGAGTGCCGGTTTGGCAAATTATACTTTCCGCTTCCTTGCTTTTAGTTTCCACTTTATTAATGATTTATATTGCTGCAAAAGTGTACCGTGTCGGCATTTTAATGTACGGAAATAAAGCGACCGCAAAGGAACTTTGGAAATGGATCAGAAGCTAG
- a CDS encoding NAD(P)/FAD-dependent oxidoreductase, with amino-acid sequence MKNVDYIIVGDGYAAFFFAHQLILHQKSFVLFSADKKGASQVSAGIVNPLVLKKFTTFWLAAEQIEFLTKTVSEIETYTGENYLIQEKIHRIFHDEREKELWLMKAETDELKPFLNPDFETLETIINPFGTGEVNQSARLDVNGFFKGISAYLQDNEMVVKEKFDYSKIEGSSYDGFTFKNIVFCEGMGVRENPFFADIQVIANKGHHLKVKLSEKMKHQYTLKKKHFLFPLNNDIYYYGGTYDPNERENEIDDFKTEELKEGLSAFYPHDFEVEEVNYGFRPTVKDRRPIIGNLPEHQNYYIFNGLGARGILNGCYFSKELYEHIENGRELMKEVDLKRFNK; translated from the coding sequence ATGAAAAATGTAGATTATATTATCGTTGGCGACGGTTACGCTGCTTTCTTTTTTGCCCATCAGTTAATCCTTCATCAAAAATCTTTTGTTTTGTTTTCGGCGGATAAAAAAGGAGCTTCTCAGGTTTCTGCAGGAATTGTGAATCCTTTGGTGCTAAAGAAATTTACCACTTTTTGGCTGGCTGCGGAGCAAATAGAATTTTTGACCAAAACAGTTTCGGAAATTGAAACGTATACCGGTGAAAATTATTTAATTCAGGAAAAAATCCACCGTATTTTTCATGATGAAAGAGAAAAGGAGTTATGGTTAATGAAAGCGGAAACCGATGAACTGAAACCCTTTCTAAATCCAGATTTCGAAACGCTGGAAACCATTATAAATCCATTTGGAACCGGCGAGGTAAATCAATCTGCCCGTTTGGATGTTAATGGTTTTTTCAAAGGAATCTCGGCCTATTTGCAGGACAATGAAATGGTAGTGAAAGAAAAATTTGATTATTCTAAAATTGAAGGCTCATCTTATGACGGATTTACTTTTAAAAATATTGTCTTTTGTGAAGGAATGGGCGTCAGAGAAAATCCTTTTTTTGCCGATATTCAGGTAATTGCAAACAAAGGTCATCATTTAAAAGTGAAACTGTCAGAAAAAATGAAGCATCAATATACTTTAAAGAAAAAGCATTTTCTGTTTCCTTTAAATAATGATATTTACTATTACGGTGGAACTTATGATCCCAACGAACGGGAAAATGAAATTGATGATTTTAAAACTGAAGAATTGAAAGAAGGACTTTCTGCTTTCTATCCGCATGATTTTGAAGTTGAAGAAGTGAATTACGGTTTCCGTCCGACAGTAAAAGACCGCCGGCCGATTATCGGAAATCTTCCTGAACACCAAAATTATTATATTTTCAACGGTTTAGGAGCGAGAGGTATTCTCAATGGTTGCTATTTTTCCAAAGAATTGTATGAGCACATCGAAAATGGGCGCGAGTTAATGAAAGAAGTTGATTTGAAAAGATTTAATAAATAA
- the porN gene encoding type IX secretion system ring subunit PorN/GldN, protein MPAEYQGESVDDTPINSMSILNAKSPESFRKYRDLNLIKQGDSMVSNKITPLEYGFIEDKDILKSMVVWEVIDMNDKINQPFYHNEDGLVSENKSLYQLLFDAINDGRIKEVYDDEMFQTRLRPDAIQSRIKNEVMSNAGIDRINEAGKLTAEEMKEFTNVYETKTENVKVLKIKGMWYIDRRDSQMKYRLLGIAAMGQDPSLMGQFGPDGQPLASKDELIDLFWVYYPDARNVLANAVAFNNKNLSSDISFDDLLNARRFSSIIYKSDNGLGNGIIKDYIPNDADEQLEESERIKAQILQMESDMWNY, encoded by the coding sequence ATGCCTGCGGAATATCAGGGTGAGTCGGTAGATGATACACCGATTAATTCAATGTCTATTTTAAATGCGAAATCTCCGGAATCCTTTAGAAAATATAGAGATTTGAACTTAATCAAGCAGGGTGACTCTATGGTTTCCAACAAAATTACTCCTTTAGAATATGGATTTATTGAAGATAAAGACATTTTGAAGAGTATGGTGGTGTGGGAAGTCATCGATATGAATGATAAGATCAATCAGCCTTTTTATCATAACGAAGATGGATTGGTCTCAGAAAACAAATCACTTTATCAACTTTTGTTTGATGCTATCAACGACGGCAGAATCAAAGAAGTGTATGACGATGAAATGTTCCAGACAAGATTAAGACCGGATGCAATTCAGTCGCGTATTAAAAACGAGGTGATGAGCAACGCAGGAATTGACCGGATTAATGAAGCCGGTAAATTGACTGCCGAGGAAATGAAGGAGTTCACCAATGTGTATGAAACCAAAACTGAAAATGTAAAGGTTTTAAAAATTAAAGGAATGTGGTATATCGACCGTAGAGATAGCCAGATGAAATACAGATTACTTGGGATTGCAGCAATGGGCCAGGATCCTTCATTGATGGGACAGTTTGGGCCAGACGGTCAGCCGCTTGCTTCTAAGGATGAACTGATTGACCTGTTCTGGGTGTATTATCCAGATGCAAGAAATGTTTTGGCGAACGCCGTGGCTTTTAATAATAAAAATCTTTCTTCCGATATTTCTTTTGATGATTTATTAAATGCCAGAAGATTTTCAAGCATTATCTATAAATCAGATAACGGGTTAGGAAATGGGATTATCAAGGATTACATCCCGAATGATGCCGACGAGCAGTTAGAAGAGAGCGAAAGAATCAAAGCGCAAATCCTGCAGATGGAAAGCGATATGTGGAATTATTAA
- the porM gene encoding type IX secretion system motor protein PorM/GldM: MAQGKQTPRQKMINLMYLVFIAMLAMQIDQEIIRSYKDTTGSLEETRVLTESNNAIFKKTLEVKAEKSPETFTAPLDNYKGLEAKADDLVGSIEELKRNLSKDAEYDTKNEIQESFAALNNTEPSTNMFFVGGDETKPSKIALDLKTKIDAFRNYVNQTFGSNPLMKALVDRTNQQMISEFAKPKNNKNFNQYKFYNQPLIAALSNLEVIQSSARGIQGDALSVMLQEKVDADIKFDAYSAIVSAPATVIQGEPAQGKVAIGNYSSNVPGLSMPGLTVENGQGIKNLETGTLGEKTFSGEISFTDVNGKVIPLKYNHTYKVIAGAQELKAQKGALVTADKMNVLYRGLPNPISGSILGADMSGISLSAPGASVSGGGGKWTVTPGGGSTVTLTISGRDPKGGVISQAFPFRIKSVPAPVGQIQGNYVVSMPASSIPNQKVSVVMPDFDFPVSFTVNSFMFRVPGKAGMLINGNSLSSVANLTKNLRNGDIAYVYNINATATGLGGQTLKQIPPVVINVQ, from the coding sequence ATGGCACAAGGAAAACAGACACCTCGTCAGAAGATGATCAACTTGATGTATTTGGTTTTCATTGCGATGCTTGCAATGCAGATCGATCAGGAAATCATCAGATCCTATAAAGATACGACCGGTTCTTTGGAAGAGACCAGGGTGTTGACGGAGAGTAATAATGCGATATTTAAAAAGACTCTCGAAGTAAAAGCTGAAAAATCTCCAGAAACATTTACTGCACCTCTGGATAACTATAAAGGACTGGAAGCGAAAGCTGACGATTTAGTGGGATCAATCGAAGAGTTAAAAAGAAATTTAAGTAAGGACGCAGAATACGATACTAAAAATGAAATTCAGGAAAGTTTTGCTGCACTAAATAATACAGAACCTTCTACCAATATGTTTTTTGTTGGAGGCGATGAAACAAAACCATCCAAAATAGCACTTGATTTAAAAACAAAGATTGATGCTTTTAGAAATTATGTAAACCAGACTTTCGGGTCAAACCCGTTGATGAAAGCTTTGGTTGACAGAACGAATCAACAAATGATTTCGGAGTTTGCAAAACCTAAAAACAATAAAAATTTCAATCAATATAAATTTTATAACCAGCCTTTAATTGCTGCCTTATCGAATTTAGAAGTAATCCAGTCTTCTGCAAGAGGAATTCAGGGTGATGCTTTATCGGTAATGCTTCAGGAAAAAGTGGATGCAGATATCAAGTTTGATGCTTACTCTGCGATTGTCTCCGCACCGGCAACGGTTATTCAGGGAGAACCGGCACAGGGTAAAGTCGCCATTGGTAACTATTCCAGCAATGTTCCGGGATTATCGATGCCAGGTTTGACCGTTGAAAATGGTCAGGGAATTAAGAATTTAGAAACAGGTACATTAGGTGAAAAAACCTTTAGCGGAGAAATTTCATTTACCGACGTAAACGGCAAAGTCATTCCTTTAAAATACAACCATACTTATAAAGTAATCGCTGGTGCACAGGAATTGAAAGCACAAAAAGGAGCACTTGTAACTGCCGATAAAATGAATGTGCTGTACCGTGGATTGCCGAATCCAATTTCAGGATCAATCTTAGGAGCAGATATGTCAGGGATTTCTTTATCTGCACCGGGAGCATCTGTAAGCGGAGGCGGAGGAAAATGGACCGTTACACCTGGAGGTGGAAGCACGGTGACCTTAACGATTTCAGGACGTGATCCGAAAGGTGGTGTTATTTCACAGGCATTCCCGTTCAGAATTAAAAGTGTGCCGGCGCCAGTTGGACAAATTCAGGGAAATTATGTGGTTTCGATGCCTGCAAGTTCAATCCCGAACCAAAAAGTTTCTGTAGTGATGCCGGACTTCGATTTCCCGGTAAGTTTTACCGTAAACAGTTTTATGTTTAGAGTACCAGGAAAAGCGGGAATGTTGATTAATGGAAACTCACTGAGTTCTGTAGCGAATCTCACGAAAAATCTTCGTAACGGGGATATTGCGTATGTATATAATATTAATGCAACAGCGACTGGCCTTGGTGGACAAACTTTAAAACAGATTCCTCCGGTAGTAATAAACGTACAATAA